The following is a genomic window from Synechococcus sp. JA-2-3B'a(2-13).
ACATCCTGCTATGCGAACCTTTTTAAGCCTTCTTTTGGCCCTTTGCATTGCGCTTGGCCTCGCCCAATCTGTGCAGGCAGAGCCCTTGATCGGTCTGAAACCTTGCAGCGAAGTTCCCGCTTTTCAGGCTCTGATGAACGAACGCCTGAGCAGCCTAGAGGAGAAGATCCTCAACGCCAGCCCTGCTATGGCTCCCGTCTACCAGCAAAAGCTGGCCCAAACCAGCAAGCGCTTTGAGCGCTACAGCAAGCTGCTCTGCGGCGAAGAGGGCCTGCCCCACCTGGTTACGGATG
Proteins encoded in this region:
- a CDS encoding photosystem I reaction center subunit III; the protein is MRTFLSLLLALCIALGLAQSVQAEPLIGLKPCSEVPAFQALMNERLSSLEEKILNASPAMAPVYQQKLAQTSKRFERYSKLLCGEEGLPHLVTDGRLNHAGEFLIPGLLFLYIAGWLGWAGRSYLIAVRNSDEPEMKESIIDVPLALRCFLTALAWPAAAFKEIASGEIQEPEAAVPISPR